CGGCGATACTCCCCTGCAAAGCATCGGTCACACCGCCCGGAGCTTTCAATACTTCTTTCGGGCCCAGGGTGGAAATGGCCGACGTTAAATCGGCTTTTTTCTGGCTACCGTACCCCACCACAATGGTTTCATTCAGCTGCAAACGCTCTTCCTGCATGGTAACCGTTATGTAGCTGCGGTTTGTAACAGCCAGCTCCTGTGTTTTCATTCCCACAAATGAGAAGACCAGCACCGCGTTACCGGGCACTTCCGGCAAACGATAGTTGCCGTTTGCATCGGTAATGGTGCCCTGCGTAGTACCTTTTATTATAATGGTGACACCGGGAAGCGGCTGCCCCTTGCTGTCGGTCACCTTACCGGTTACCGTTTTTACTGTTTCCTGGGCCGTGGCCGGCGTAGCTGCCGCCGGCGGAGTAACTCCCGCAGCCCACATAAAAAGCAGGAGCAGGCATACGCTCCGTGCCCGGAAATTGACTTTTGGTTTGTTTTTCATAGAAATGGTTGTTTTAAAGGATTGATTATTAAGCGTTCGAATCGAAAAAATTTCGTTAGGAAAAGGGCGTAGTTTACCCTGTCAGCGGTTTCGCCGACTGTGGTTTACCCTGACAGTGGTTTTTCCCGACAGGGGTTTCCCATTACACCCGCCCCTCTCTCCGAAGCCTCGGAGCTCCCTCCCGAAATCTCGGGACGGGGAGACCTGGGGCCGGTGATATTTCTCAAGGTCCGGTACCCCTATTTTATGTTTTCAGACTTCCCTCAAGAGAACCCTGCTCCAACCTAATCTGATTCAGCCCCGAACGAAGCTGTCCCTCCCCGATGTGGGTCCCGAAGTGTCGGGAGTTAGGTGGGGCAAATGCCTGCCGGAGACGCAACACCCCGGCAGGCCATCTGAATTCTGAAGTCACCACCCTGGCGGGGGCGGACGATTGGGTTGGATATATGCTTGGTTTACAGGATACATGTTTTGGTGTATTTAGTTGCCCCTCTAAATCTCCCCACCTGGGGAGACTTTGGGCCGGTGATATTATTCATCGCAGATGCTTAAATATTTTGCCTTGCCATTCTGCTGCCTCAAGGAGTAAATGCTCTCTTTTTTCGCTGAGACTCTGAACGAAGCTGTCCCTCCCCGACTTGGGGAGGTTAGGTGGGGCAAAAAAGTCACCCCAAAAACCTGCCGGAGCCAGCGCCCCGGCAGGCGGGCTTTGAGTTGAACACACCGCCTTGCAGGTGGCGGCCTCTTAGAAAAAGTATGATTAGGATGAAAAGGGTTCATGGAATCAATTGGTTACACTTAGTTCAGTTGTCTTAAAAACTTCAGCTAAGTAACCGGTTTGAATGGAGGTTATTAACAATTAGTGGTTGTATCATACACCTTTAGCGTTGTAAAATACTCCGAAGAAGTATCACCAGCGGGATTAATTTGTATCTTTGATAGTACCAAGAAACTTTACAAAATATTAATCATGAATACTACAGATACCGCCCCTTCTCCAAAAGTTCACCACGGACGAAACATCAAACGACTGCGCGAAATGCTGGGCGTAAAGCAGGAATACATGGCCAGTGAACTCAACCTGACCCAACAATCCATCTCCAAACTCGAACAGAAGGAAGTGATTGAAGACGAAATGTTGGAAAAAGTGGCCAAAGTATTGAAGGTTCCTGTAGAAGCAATTAAGAACCTAAACGATGAGGCGACCTTCAATATCATCGCCAATAGTTACCATGACAATGCTTCATCTGTCAATTACCGTTGCACTTTCAATCCAATCGATAAATTAGTGGAACTCTACGAGCGTTTATTGGCTGCTGAAAAGGACAAAGTTGCCATGATGGAGAAATTGTTAGAGGGGAAAAAATAAGGATTTATCAGATGCCCCCGATAACAATAAAATTGGATGCAATTCAACGAAGTTATCGCTCAACACAATGTGAATAGAAAATTAGATTTACAATATGGAGAATGACAGATTACTTGATATAATTGATACAAAGACTCTGACTGCTACTACAGGAGCTATTGATATCTCATTTGGAGAAATAGCTTCAATGTATCCGGATGAATTAGAAATTAAGCCAGTTTATCAAAGACTTTTTAGATGGTCGGAAACTCAACAATCACAATTTATTGAGTCATTGATATTGGAACTACCAATACCTCCAATCTTTGTGATAGAAACCGAATCTCGAAAATATGATTTGATTGATGGTCTACAACGAATTTCATCTTTCCTTCACTTTATGGGGATACTTGGTAGAGGTAGGTATCCAGAGAATCACAAGCTCAAATTACAAAATTGTGATATTGTTAAAGAATTAAATGGATTAACTTTTGACAATTTATCACCGGCATTAAGAATAAAAGTAAAAAGGAGTTACGTGAGGATGCAAATTATAAGAAAGGAGAGTCCGAAACGCCTTAAATATGATATGTTTAAGCGCCTAAATACAGGTGGTTCTTTACTAAGTGCTCAAGAAATAAGAAATAGTACTATTAGACTGCTTGATGAATCTTTCATTGATTTTATTCAAAGATTAAAAAACAATAAAGATTTTAAAGAGGCAATTTCTTATGTTATGGACGAACAGATTAACGAGCAATTTGATGACGAATTGGTTTTACGATATTT
This Prolixibacter sp. NT017 DNA region includes the following protein-coding sequences:
- a CDS encoding helix-turn-helix transcriptional regulator translates to MNTTDTAPSPKVHHGRNIKRLREMLGVKQEYMASELNLTQQSISKLEQKEVIEDEMLEKVAKVLKVPVEAIKNLNDEATFNIIANSYHDNASSVNYRCTFNPIDKLVELYERLLAAEKDKVAMMEKLLEGKK
- a CDS encoding DUF262 domain-containing protein, with the translated sequence MENDRLLDIIDTKTLTATTGAIDISFGEIASMYPDELEIKPVYQRLFRWSETQQSQFIESLILELPIPPIFVIETESRKYDLIDGLQRISSFLHFMGILGRGRYPENHKLKLQNCDIVKELNGLTFDNLSPALRIKVKRSYVRMQIIRKESPKRLKYDMFKRLNTGGSLLSAQEIRNSTIRLLDESFIDFIQRLKNNKDFKEAISYVMDEQINEQFDDELVLRYFTLKNANLQKFKGTLADYMTQFSEQIADKDVEFDYKTEKVNFEKTFALLNKILPKGAIFVHYSERGFQKQFLAFHYEAFSIAVSKYIDELSIDNTEIIRKLMTKFAKLKNSKKFQEITKNEKEKRTSGSKYLKYLNERIDAVESVIKEVL